The Budorcas taxicolor isolate Tak-1 chromosome 18, Takin1.1, whole genome shotgun sequence genome window below encodes:
- the LOC128062856 gene encoding olfactory receptor 5-like, protein MEISLELGNMTRVQKFILLGLSTSPETREVLFAVFLTLYLLTLLENALIVFLVCSHTELHKPMDFFLGNLSCLEMCYVSVTMPSLLAGLWTGPCHVPFPACMAQLFFFVSLICTECALLASMACDRYVAICRPLHYPLLMRPQVCLGLAGTSWLGGLLVLVVKTACIASLSYCGPNVLNHFFCDVSPLLNLSCTHVALTELVDFLSAIVIFCGTLLVALASYSATGVTVLCMPLAAARRKAFSTCASHLVVVGIFYSAALFIYCRPSHIRSMDLNKVLSVIYTVATPMCNPVIYCLRNREVHSALFRTLHWT, encoded by the coding sequence ATGGAGATATCACTGGAGTTGGGCAACATGACGAGGGTCCAGAAATTCATCTTGCTGGGCTTGTCCACGAGCCCAGAAACAAGGGAAGTCCTGTTTGCCGTCTTCCTGACCCTCTACCTGCTGACCCTCTTGGAGAACGCCCTCATCGTCTTCCTCGTCTGCAGCCACACCGAGCTCCACAAGCCCATGGACTTCTTCCTGGGCAACCTGAGCTGCCTGGAGATGTGCTACGTGTCCGTGACCATGCCCAGCCTGCTCGCGGGGCTGTGGACGGGACCCTGCCACGTGCCCTTCCCAGCCTGCATGGCCCAGCTCTTCTTCTTCGTTTCCCTCATCTGCACAGAGTGTGCCCTCCTGGCCTCCATGGCCTGTGACCGCTACGTGGCCATCTGCCGCCCACTGCACTACCCGCTGCTCATGCGGCCCCAGGTCTGCCTGGGCTTGGCCGGGACGTCGTggcttggtgggctgctggtCTTGGTGGTCAAGACAGCGTGCATTGCCAGCCTGTCATACTGCGGCCCCAACGTCCTCAACCACTTCTTCTGTGATGTCTCCCCGCTGCTCAACCTGTCCTGCACCCATGTGGCCCTGACTGAGCTGGTGGACTTCCTCTCGGCCATCGTCATCTTCTGCGGGACGCTGCTGGTTGCCCTGGCCTCCTACTCGGCCACTGGGGTGACGGTGCTCTGCATGCCTTTGGCTGCTGCCCGGCGcaaggccttctccacctgcgCCTCCCACCTGGTGGTGGTGGGCATCTTCTACTCAGCAGCCCTCTTCATCTACTGTCGCCCCAGCCACATCAGATCCATGGACCTCAACAAGGTGCTATCGGTCATCTACACGGTGGCCACGCCCATGTGCAACCCAGTCATCTACTGCCTGCGGAACAGAGAGGTCCACTCAGCCCtgttcagaactctccactggaCTTGA